A single window of Chloracidobacterium thermophilum B DNA harbors:
- the gltB gene encoding glutamate synthase large subunit, producing MRLEKSSCGVGFIASRRGVPERGVVEAALHALRCVEHRGACAADGRTSDGAGLLTDLPYALFGYPPESIAVAFLFLPAEPARSAHAFDILAETFDFHDLHVLESRDVPTNPTVLGPIARQLLPTLKQAVIKRPPQSRTLTAFERLLYAAKQMTRKRWRKQGLDTSCFFASLSPTTIVYKALVRAGDLDRFYLDLQHPTFVSRFALFHRRFSTNTRTAWDRAQPFRLIAHNGEINTIAGNRAWAYSRERSLGLEAGELLTHGNISDTGSLNEMVEALRYRSGVLSLAEALAIVMPPAESDAYHTFWGRALEPWDGPAIVAFADGQVVGARLDRNGFRPGRWTETNDAFYLASEAGAFAVDEGQVRAKGALHAGTGVVVDLRSGSVTFIEPRTPALASGAVFDPRTRSLPPMPAPTAAQFSHLARAFGYTYDDVQTFLAPMAATGKEPLGSMGDTARLAVLSDIPRPLFDFFYQDFAQVTNPPVDYLREALVMNTTVHLGAKPNIFAPKTLVPPPPAIELSGPVLSLSGMAALRTGLGTTRLGVHIAELDATFARSDGVEGLRTALAELQRQALNLTEHGASVLIVSDRGISPQRVPIPSLLALRAIVNGLNEAGMLLDTSLVIETGEVRTAHHVAALIGFGAAAVCPCVALDWARFGQHPKLDDLDADRREQQLIQALTGGVLKIMAKMGISVLASYQNAQLFTPVGLGARLLAEFFPGKDSRLGGLELEDLARQQLAQHADWCTAAETLDWRVLPRHFRFKEDTQGRQGEQHAMTTARARLVHAFVRDPSPERYAAYLASGTHHEPVSPRHLLTIRSVGAPLPLEQVQSRQEIVRTFGTGGMSFGAISAESQRDLILAMQQLGGRSNSGEGGENPYYFTAGLTASTKQIGSARFGVTARYLVTGREIQIKMAQGAKPGEGGQLMRHKVTPEIARARYATPGIDLISPPPMHDIYSIEDLKQLIEELKNLHPGARVSVKLVAGNNIGTIAVGVAKAGADIIHIAGGDGGTGAAGLISMAHAGLPWEIGLVEVHRALCEEGLRGAVTLRVDGGLSSGLDVVLAAILGAEEFDFGKLALVAQGCIMARICETNQCPAGIATHDPRRKAKYTGQPEHVVRLFEAIADDARQWLSRAGIPTLNAAVGRTDLLMPHPRHVDRVAERRLDLSFFLTPPLPLPLPVPRAPFQVGALNQRILDDVRAGLGASPPVSAFDYPITTRDRAVPATLAGWLAAEAHARQFPVAEGPSASAPQRVFPPPPITLRFTGSAGQGFGVFLTDGLRLGLQGEANDSVGKGMSGGKIVIRPHPRWRDSLRSDVETNAIIGNAALYGATGGTLYVAGFAGDRFAVRNSGATAVVHGVGLHACEYMTGGLVVILGPTSKNLGAGMTGGKIYVYGGAPEAHVNRAFLEAAALSPEELTALHALLVDFMVETESRAVQDLLEGWETHSTRFVAYLPRRQEA from the coding sequence ATGCGCCTGGAAAAGTCGAGTTGTGGGGTCGGTTTTATCGCGTCGCGGCGTGGTGTGCCCGAGCGGGGCGTGGTGGAGGCGGCGCTGCACGCCCTGCGCTGTGTCGAGCACCGGGGCGCCTGCGCTGCGGACGGACGCACCAGCGATGGCGCAGGCCTGCTGACCGACCTGCCCTACGCCCTTTTTGGCTATCCGCCGGAAAGCATTGCCGTTGCCTTTCTCTTTCTGCCGGCAGAGCCAGCGCGCAGCGCCCACGCTTTTGACATCCTGGCTGAGACCTTTGACTTTCATGACCTGCACGTACTGGAGAGTCGGGATGTCCCCACCAATCCGACCGTGCTGGGGCCCATTGCCCGGCAACTGCTCCCGACGCTGAAACAGGCCGTCATCAAACGCCCACCGCAGTCCCGGACGCTGACCGCCTTCGAGCGCCTGCTCTATGCCGCCAAGCAGATGACCCGCAAACGCTGGCGCAAGCAGGGGCTGGACACGAGCTGTTTTTTTGCCTCCCTTTCGCCAACAACCATTGTTTACAAGGCGCTCGTGCGCGCGGGCGACCTTGACCGCTTCTATCTCGATCTGCAGCACCCAACCTTTGTTTCCCGGTTCGCGCTCTTTCACCGGCGCTTCAGCACCAACACCCGGACGGCCTGGGACCGCGCACAGCCCTTCCGACTCATTGCCCACAACGGCGAAATCAACACGATTGCCGGAAATCGGGCCTGGGCCTACTCGCGGGAACGGTCACTCGGCCTCGAAGCTGGCGAACTGCTGACGCACGGAAACATCAGCGACACCGGCAGTCTCAACGAAATGGTCGAGGCGCTGCGCTACCGGAGCGGCGTTCTGAGTCTGGCCGAGGCGCTGGCCATCGTCATGCCGCCGGCCGAAAGTGACGCCTATCACACTTTCTGGGGAAGGGCGCTCGAACCCTGGGATGGCCCTGCCATCGTCGCCTTTGCTGACGGACAGGTTGTGGGCGCACGCCTGGACCGCAACGGCTTTCGTCCCGGCCGCTGGACAGAAACCAACGATGCTTTTTATCTGGCCTCCGAAGCTGGGGCTTTTGCTGTGGATGAGGGGCAGGTGCGTGCCAAAGGCGCGCTGCATGCCGGAACAGGCGTGGTGGTGGACTTGCGTTCCGGCAGTGTGACCTTTATCGAGCCGCGCACGCCGGCGCTGGCTTCCGGCGCGGTCTTTGACCCACGTACTCGCTCTCTGCCGCCAATGCCGGCTCCAACGGCGGCACAGTTCAGCCATCTGGCGCGGGCTTTTGGTTACACCTACGACGACGTGCAGACATTTCTGGCCCCTATGGCCGCGACGGGCAAGGAACCGCTCGGCTCCATGGGCGACACGGCGCGTCTGGCCGTGTTGTCCGATATTCCACGTCCGCTGTTTGACTTTTTTTATCAGGATTTTGCCCAGGTGACGAATCCGCCGGTGGACTACCTGCGAGAAGCTCTGGTGATGAACACGACGGTTCACCTTGGCGCCAAGCCCAACATCTTTGCGCCCAAGACGCTGGTGCCGCCGCCGCCCGCCATCGAGCTTTCCGGTCCCGTACTTTCGCTTTCCGGGATGGCGGCACTGCGGACAGGGCTGGGGACGACCCGGCTGGGCGTACACATTGCCGAGCTGGACGCTACCTTTGCCCGGTCGGATGGCGTGGAGGGGCTGCGAACGGCGCTGGCCGAACTCCAGCGGCAGGCCTTGAACCTGACCGAGCATGGCGCTTCGGTGCTCATCGTCAGCGACCGGGGCATCAGTCCGCAGCGGGTTCCAATACCGAGCCTGCTGGCGTTGCGCGCCATCGTCAACGGCCTCAACGAAGCCGGGATGTTGCTCGATACGTCCCTGGTCATTGAGACGGGCGAGGTTCGCACGGCGCACCACGTCGCTGCGCTGATTGGCTTTGGAGCGGCAGCGGTGTGTCCCTGTGTGGCGCTCGACTGGGCGCGCTTTGGTCAGCATCCCAAACTGGACGACCTCGACGCTGACCGGCGGGAACAGCAGCTTATTCAGGCTTTGACCGGTGGCGTGCTCAAAATCATGGCCAAGATGGGCATTTCTGTTTTGGCCAGCTATCAGAATGCCCAGCTTTTTACCCCGGTCGGGCTGGGGGCGCGGCTGCTCGCGGAGTTCTTTCCGGGCAAGGACAGCCGCCTGGGCGGCCTCGAACTGGAGGACCTCGCCCGTCAGCAGCTTGCCCAGCATGCCGATTGGTGTACAGCGGCGGAAACGCTGGATTGGCGCGTGCTGCCGCGCCACTTCCGGTTCAAGGAAGACACTCAGGGCCGGCAGGGCGAGCAGCACGCCATGACAACGGCGCGGGCGCGGCTGGTGCATGCTTTCGTCCGTGATCCCTCGCCGGAGCGGTATGCTGCCTACCTGGCTTCCGGGACCCATCACGAGCCGGTGAGTCCACGGCATCTGCTTACGATTCGTTCCGTCGGCGCGCCACTCCCCCTGGAGCAGGTTCAGTCCCGGCAGGAAATCGTGCGGACGTTCGGCACGGGCGGAATGTCCTTCGGCGCCATCAGCGCTGAGTCGCAGCGCGACTTGATTCTGGCGATGCAGCAGCTTGGTGGGCGCAGCAACAGTGGGGAAGGGGGAGAGAATCCCTACTACTTCACGGCTGGCCTGACGGCCAGCACCAAACAGATTGGTTCGGCGCGGTTTGGTGTGACCGCGCGCTACCTGGTAACGGGGCGCGAAATCCAGATCAAAATGGCCCAGGGGGCCAAGCCCGGCGAAGGCGGCCAACTGATGCGGCACAAGGTCACGCCCGAAATTGCCCGGGCGCGGTACGCCACGCCCGGCATAGATTTGATTTCGCCGCCGCCGATGCATGACATCTACAGCATCGAAGACCTCAAACAACTCATCGAGGAACTCAAAAACCTGCATCCGGGCGCGCGGGTCAGCGTCAAGCTCGTTGCCGGAAACAACATCGGCACGATTGCCGTGGGCGTGGCCAAGGCCGGGGCCGACATCATTCACATTGCGGGCGGCGATGGCGGAACAGGCGCAGCCGGACTCATTTCCATGGCCCATGCCGGGTTGCCGTGGGAAATCGGACTTGTTGAAGTCCATCGCGCGCTCTGTGAAGAAGGATTGCGCGGAGCTGTGACCCTGCGGGTGGACGGGGGGTTGTCCAGCGGGCTGGATGTCGTCCTGGCGGCGATTCTGGGGGCTGAGGAATTTGATTTCGGCAAGCTGGCGCTGGTCGCCCAGGGGTGCATCATGGCGCGCATCTGCGAGACCAACCAGTGCCCGGCTGGAATTGCCACCCATGACCCACGGCGCAAGGCCAAATACACGGGTCAGCCCGAACATGTGGTGCGCCTGTTCGAGGCTATTGCCGATGACGCGCGTCAATGGCTGTCCCGCGCCGGAATTCCGACGTTGAATGCGGCTGTCGGGCGGACTGACCTTCTCATGCCGCACCCGCGTCATGTTGACCGCGTGGCAGAGCGCCGCCTGGACCTGTCCTTTTTCCTGACGCCCCCGCTGCCATTGCCGCTGCCTGTACCACGTGCGCCGTTTCAGGTGGGGGCACTCAACCAGCGGATTCTTGATGACGTGCGCGCCGGGTTGGGCGCATCTCCGCCGGTGTCTGCTTTCGACTACCCGATCACGACCCGCGACCGCGCCGTACCGGCTACGCTGGCGGGCTGGCTGGCCGCAGAGGCGCATGCACGGCAGTTTCCGGTGGCTGAAGGTCCGTCCGCGTCGGCTCCCCAACGGGTGTTTCCGCCGCCGCCCATCACGCTGCGCTTTACCGGCAGCGCCGGACAGGGCTTTGGGGTGTTTCTGACTGATGGCCTGCGTCTGGGTTTGCAGGGTGAAGCCAACGATTCCGTGGGCAAGGGGATGAGCGGCGGGAAAATTGTCATCCGTCCCCATCCGCGCTGGCGGGACTCCCTGCGCAGCGACGTTGAAACGAATGCCATTATTGGCAATGCGGCACTGTACGGGGCAACCGGCGGGACGCTGTACGTCGCCGGTTTCGCCGGCGACCGGTTTGCCGTACGCAACAGCGGAGCCACGGCCGTCGTGCACGGCGTGGGCCTGCACGCCTGTGAGTACATGACGGGCGGGCTGGTCGTCATTCTGGGGCCAACGTCGAAAAATCTGGGCGCCGGCATGACCGGCGGCAAAATCTACGTCTATGGCGGGGCGCCGGAGGCGCACGTCAACCGGGCATTTCTGGAAGCGGCCGCCCTGTCCCCGGAGGAACTGACGGCCCTGCACGCGCTGCTTGTGGATTTCATGGTAGAAACGGAAAGCCGCGCCGTGCAGGACCTGCTGGAAGGATGGGAAACCCATTCCACGCGCTTCGTGGCCTATCTTCCCCGCCGGCAGGAAGCGTAA
- the egtD gene encoding L-histidine N(alpha)-methyltransferase: MSHPQPGQAARPSYGYIVSFHDLHPTPADFREEVLAGLLRTPKSLPPKFFYDRRGSELFDEICQLEEYYLTRVETGLLERHAAEMARFIGEEALLIEYGSGSGRKTRILLDHLPSLAAYVPVDISKEHLLAAATELAQAYPCLRVTPVCADYTREMEFPDFEEFFYRRRVVFFPGSTIGNFTPPEAEMFLRHAAEVARPGGLLLIGVDLKKDPTVIDAAYNDGQGVTAAFNLNLLQRINTELGADFDLRLFEHRAFYDPAHGRVEMHLVSRQAQTVHIGETAIPFAAGETIHTEDSYKYDLADFEQMAARTGWTRQMVWQDEQGYFAVGLFAVGQTFG, translated from the coding sequence ATGAGTCATCCCCAACCTGGCCAAGCGGCGCGCCCGTCCTACGGTTACATCGTCTCTTTCCACGACCTGCACCCGACGCCAGCAGACTTTCGGGAAGAAGTGCTGGCCGGATTGCTGCGTACTCCCAAGTCCCTGCCGCCCAAATTCTTCTATGACCGGCGCGGCTCGGAGCTGTTCGATGAAATCTGTCAACTGGAGGAGTATTACCTGACCCGTGTCGAGACGGGCCTGCTGGAACGCCATGCAGCCGAAATGGCCCGGTTCATCGGTGAAGAGGCGCTGCTGATTGAGTACGGCAGCGGAAGCGGCCGCAAGACCCGTATTCTGCTCGACCACCTGCCGAGCCTGGCGGCCTATGTGCCGGTGGATATTTCCAAAGAACACCTGTTGGCCGCCGCCACGGAACTGGCCCAGGCCTATCCGTGTCTGCGGGTGACGCCGGTGTGTGCCGATTACACCCGCGAAATGGAGTTCCCGGACTTTGAGGAATTTTTCTATCGGCGGCGGGTGGTGTTCTTTCCCGGTTCGACCATCGGCAACTTTACTCCACCGGAAGCCGAGATGTTCTTACGCCATGCGGCAGAAGTGGCGCGGCCCGGCGGACTGCTGCTCATCGGTGTGGACCTGAAGAAAGACCCCACGGTGATTGATGCAGCGTACAACGACGGGCAGGGGGTGACAGCGGCGTTCAACCTCAACCTGCTTCAGCGGATCAACACTGAGTTGGGCGCGGATTTCGACCTGCGTTTGTTTGAGCACCGCGCCTTTTATGACCCAGCTCACGGACGGGTTGAGATGCACTTGGTCAGCCGACAGGCACAGACGGTTCACATCGGAGAAACGGCCATCCCGTTTGCCGCCGGTGAGACCATTCATACGGAAGATTCTTACAAGTACGATCTGGCTGACTTTGAGCAGATGGCCGCACGCACCGGTTGGACACGCCAGATGGTGTGGCAGGATGAGCAGGGTTATTTTGCCGTGGGGCTTTTTGCCGTCGGCCAGACATTCGGTTGA
- the egtB gene encoding ergothioneine biosynthesis protein EgtB, translated as MEAARSHPEPIQSGEVSDRKAWQRHYRAVRAVSEAICQPLETEDYVVQPMPDVSPPKWHLGHTSWFFETFILKSGLADYRPFHPRYDYIFNSYYEAVGARHPRPQRGLLTRPTVSEVYAYRAHVDAAVERFIAHSDTRTWAALQPILELGLHHEQQHQELLLTDIKAILATNPLDPVYRPQPQPLPSPVEQLSPTGDWHIVEGGRYAIGHAGRGFAFDNEGPRHDVLLRPCRIAARPVTNGEFLAFMADGGYRRPELWLSDGWAAVTARGWEAPLYWRQAADGTWETLTLHGVQPVAPYEPVCHISFYEADAYARWAGKRLPTEAEWEVVAARLPVTGNFYESGVLHPRPVSVSAAFYGDVWVWTASPYVGYPGFRPVSGALGEYNGKFMCNQMVLRGGSCATSLTHIRSTYRNFFPPDARWQFTGVRLAEDMS; from the coding sequence ATGGAAGCGGCCCGTAGCCATCCCGAACCAATCCAGTCTGGAGAAGTGTCTGACCGGAAAGCCTGGCAGCGGCACTACCGGGCGGTGCGCGCCGTTTCCGAAGCCATCTGCCAGCCATTGGAGACGGAAGACTACGTCGTGCAGCCAATGCCGGATGTCAGTCCGCCAAAGTGGCATCTGGGCCACACGAGCTGGTTTTTCGAGACCTTCATCCTCAAATCCGGCCTGGCGGATTACCGGCCCTTTCATCCGCGCTACGACTACATTTTCAACTCGTACTACGAAGCGGTTGGGGCGCGGCATCCGCGACCGCAGCGTGGGCTGCTGACGCGCCCGACGGTAAGCGAGGTCTATGCCTACCGCGCGCACGTGGATGCTGCTGTCGAGCGGTTCATCGCCCACAGCGACACGCGCACCTGGGCGGCTCTCCAACCCATTCTGGAGTTGGGCCTACACCACGAGCAGCAGCACCAGGAGCTTTTGCTGACGGACATCAAAGCCATCCTTGCCACAAATCCGCTTGACCCGGTGTACCGGCCGCAGCCGCAGCCTCTGCCGTCGCCAGTGGAGCAGTTGTCACCCACCGGTGACTGGCACATTGTGGAGGGCGGCCGCTATGCCATCGGCCATGCCGGCCGCGGATTTGCCTTTGACAACGAAGGGCCGCGCCACGACGTGCTGCTGCGTCCCTGCCGGATTGCCGCCCGGCCCGTAACCAACGGCGAATTTCTGGCCTTCATGGCCGACGGCGGCTACAGGCGGCCGGAGTTGTGGCTGTCGGACGGTTGGGCAGCAGTGACGGCGCGCGGTTGGGAAGCGCCATTGTACTGGCGGCAGGCGGCCGACGGCACGTGGGAGACCCTGACCCTGCATGGGGTGCAGCCCGTCGCCCCGTATGAACCTGTCTGCCACATCAGTTTTTACGAGGCCGACGCCTATGCACGCTGGGCTGGAAAGCGCCTGCCGACAGAAGCCGAATGGGAAGTCGTTGCCGCCCGCCTGCCGGTGACAGGTAACTTTTACGAATCCGGCGTGCTGCATCCACGGCCTGTTTCGGTCTCGGCCGCGTTCTACGGTGATGTGTGGGTGTGGACAGCCAGCCCGTACGTGGGGTATCCAGGATTTCGGCCTGTGTCCGGCGCACTGGGTGAGTACAATGGCAAGTTTATGTGCAACCAGATGGTGTTGCGTGGCGGTTCCTGCGCCACATCGCTGACCCACATCCGCTCCACCTACCGAAACTTTTTTCCGCCGGATGCGCGGTGGCAGTTCACTGGTGTTCGGCTGGCGGAGGATATGTCATGA
- a CDS encoding tetratricopeptide repeat protein translates to MTTISATEQTLETRTTAAASRRWLYGAPTDLIIGCGLWSLPLLLITYWVEPYFAGGFATAFYALALVCNYPHYAATWYRACAQPADRQRYWQVLVWSGLLTLAGLLLVHAHPPLLAWVFTLYVFWSPWHYTGQNYGIALMFARRRGLTALDRPTTRWLWAAFVLPYVMLLLAFNSGPSADPLLLSAGLPPAAVKMAIVVLGASFLAITFVIGRRLLRQHPWSVTGPTFAMLATQAMWFTPAAINTLSGEPLFQARYSSGMLALLHSAQYLWITSYYARREQGPQWQPWRYAAVLFAVGIALFIPGPWAASLWFGLDFTTSFLAFTALINIHHFILDGAVWKPREPRIAAVLVQDQTQHPSADVAGSGRFSPGWRRFALTGAVVGLVLLAGLDVVKFVLGGRVTDAAALNQALKLNPNDALVAARLARLALAEGDRLRAREALERAIAINPYDADSQAMLGQMLIEQGEYDAAYRHYQAFHEHLPNDVRALVNLGTLAARRGQDETGIAAWERAVQLDPEGQTMAWANLGDAYMRANRVPDAIRAYEQALRAPAADDRQRLEWTLKLGDSQAAAGRTADAERLYTQVRETAPAKGFPGLASTAATRRAGLYAGRNQLDMAAAEHHAALQLAAESQEDLAQGAAWFEYALFMARQSAPTELVFAACLQAETHFRAAGASPVVQATVQARLRDAEAAAGSKAAGVRERLAEVLSQARAWQPQAAAR, encoded by the coding sequence ATGACCACGATCTCTGCCACGGAACAAACTCTGGAGACCCGGACAACGGCTGCGGCTTCCCGCCGCTGGCTCTACGGCGCACCAACCGACCTCATCATCGGCTGCGGACTGTGGTCGCTGCCGCTGCTGCTGATCACCTACTGGGTCGAGCCATACTTTGCCGGCGGCTTCGCCACGGCTTTTTATGCCTTGGCGCTGGTGTGTAACTACCCACACTATGCGGCGACGTGGTATCGCGCCTGCGCCCAACCGGCTGACCGGCAGCGTTATTGGCAGGTGCTGGTGTGGTCCGGGCTGCTGACCCTGGCCGGTTTGCTCCTCGTGCATGCGCATCCACCGCTGCTGGCCTGGGTGTTCACGCTCTATGTGTTCTGGAGTCCGTGGCACTACACGGGGCAGAACTATGGGATTGCCCTGATGTTTGCCCGCCGCCGTGGACTGACAGCGCTGGACCGGCCCACCACACGCTGGCTGTGGGCGGCCTTTGTCCTGCCCTACGTCATGTTGCTGCTGGCTTTCAACAGCGGCCCTTCGGCCGATCCGTTGCTGTTGTCAGCCGGGCTGCCGCCAGCGGCGGTCAAGATGGCAATTGTTGTGTTAGGCGCCTCCTTTCTCGCCATAACTTTCGTTATCGGACGAAGGTTGCTCCGCCAGCACCCGTGGTCAGTGACAGGCCCCACATTTGCCATGCTGGCCACCCAAGCGATGTGGTTTACCCCGGCTGCCATCAATACGCTCTCAGGAGAGCCTCTCTTCCAAGCACGCTACAGCTCCGGCATGCTGGCGCTGCTGCATTCGGCTCAGTACCTCTGGATTACCTCCTATTATGCGCGCCGGGAACAGGGCCCGCAGTGGCAGCCCTGGCGTTATGCCGCCGTCCTCTTTGCCGTCGGCATTGCCCTGTTCATTCCTGGCCCTTGGGCGGCCAGCCTGTGGTTTGGTCTGGACTTCACCACCAGCTTCCTGGCCTTCACGGCCCTTATCAACATCCACCATTTCATTCTGGACGGCGCGGTGTGGAAACCCCGCGAACCACGGATTGCCGCCGTTCTCGTGCAGGACCAGACACAGCACCCAAGTGCCGATGTGGCCGGAAGCGGACGTTTCAGTCCGGGGTGGCGACGTTTCGCCCTGACCGGCGCAGTGGTTGGGCTGGTACTTCTGGCCGGCCTGGATGTGGTCAAATTCGTCCTGGGGGGGCGCGTCACCGATGCGGCGGCTCTCAATCAGGCGCTGAAGCTCAATCCAAACGATGCCCTCGTAGCAGCGCGGCTGGCCCGGCTGGCGCTGGCTGAAGGCGACCGTCTGCGCGCCCGTGAAGCTCTGGAACGCGCCATCGCCATCAATCCCTACGATGCTGACAGTCAGGCCATGCTCGGACAGATGCTCATCGAACAGGGCGAATACGATGCAGCATACCGGCACTATCAGGCGTTCCACGAACATCTGCCCAACGATGTCCGGGCGCTGGTCAACCTGGGGACACTGGCGGCGCGGCGTGGACAGGACGAAACCGGAATTGCCGCCTGGGAACGGGCCGTGCAGCTTGACCCGGAGGGACAGACCATGGCCTGGGCCAACCTTGGCGACGCCTACATGCGCGCCAACCGCGTACCGGATGCCATCCGGGCCTACGAACAGGCGCTGCGTGCGCCAGCGGCCGATGACCGCCAGCGGCTTGAATGGACGCTCAAACTCGGCGACAGCCAGGCGGCGGCCGGTCGCACCGCCGACGCAGAACGTCTCTACACCCAGGTACGGGAAACAGCCCCTGCCAAAGGCTTCCCCGGACTGGCAAGCACGGCCGCAACCCGGCGGGCCGGCCTGTATGCCGGCCGTAACCAGTTGGATATGGCCGCGGCCGAACATCACGCGGCACTTCAGTTGGCCGCTGAGAGCCAGGAAGACCTGGCACAGGGAGCGGCCTGGTTTGAGTACGCGCTGTTCATGGCCCGCCAGAGCGCGCCCACGGAACTCGTCTTTGCCGCCTGCTTACAGGCCGAAACGCACTTTCGCGCGGCTGGCGCCAGCCCGGTTGTACAGGCTACCGTCCAGGCGCGTCTTCGGGATGCAGAAGCGGCCGCCGGGTCAAAGGCGGCCGGTGTGCGGGAACGCCTTGCCGAAGTGCTGTCCCAGGCACGCGCCTGGCAGCCGCAGGCAGCAGCCCGCTGA
- a CDS encoding ion transporter: MAKQSEEPHLGRWELFIQAVILLSLVDFALETLPSLSPTQRRLLEWFEVFSVAVFTVEYVVRAVGSRPAVKYLLSFYGIVDLVAILPFYLGLVVDLRALRALRFLRLLRILKLTRYSQAWRRFHRALIISREELILFAATALILIYLAAVGIYYFEHEAQPEVFASMFDGLWWAVATLTTVGYGDSYPITAGGRFFTFVILVIGLGIVALPSGIVASALSKARAEEDEAARCGKTGDPWTDETDAD, translated from the coding sequence ATGGCCAAACAGAGTGAAGAACCGCACTTGGGACGCTGGGAGTTATTCATCCAGGCGGTCATCCTGTTGTCGCTGGTGGATTTTGCCCTTGAAACCCTCCCCAGTCTGAGTCCGACCCAGCGCCGCCTGCTGGAGTGGTTTGAGGTGTTCTCGGTGGCGGTGTTTACGGTGGAATATGTCGTCCGCGCCGTCGGGTCGCGCCCGGCGGTCAAGTACCTGCTGAGTTTTTACGGTATTGTGGATTTGGTCGCGATTCTGCCCTTCTACCTGGGGTTGGTCGTGGATTTGCGCGCCCTGCGCGCGCTGCGTTTCCTGCGGCTGCTGCGGATTCTCAAGCTCACGCGCTACAGCCAAGCGTGGCGACGCTTCCACCGGGCACTGATCATTTCCCGCGAAGAACTGATTTTGTTTGCGGCCACGGCCTTGATTCTGATTTACCTGGCGGCGGTGGGGATTTACTACTTCGAGCATGAGGCGCAGCCCGAAGTTTTTGCCTCGATGTTCGACGGTTTGTGGTGGGCGGTGGCCACCCTGACCACAGTGGGCTATGGCGACAGCTATCCCATTACGGCCGGCGGGCGGTTTTTTACCTTTGTCATTCTGGTCATCGGTCTGGGGATCGTCGCCCTGCCCTCCGGCATTGTGGCCTCGGCACTTTCCAAAGCCCGCGCCGAAGAGGATGAAGCCGCCCGATGCGGAAAAACCGGCGACCCATGGACAGATGAAACTGATGCGGACTGA
- a CDS encoding phosphatidylglycerophosphatase A family protein, translating into MPLTKAVVQDRPRIPPQTPGDYVALVWATGLFSGFSPMAPGTAGSAVMAALYYAGGRLGWFQPFALDTLVWLLLVAVVVSYSGVWAAERAEHFFGAKDPNEVVVDEFAGQIITYLFLPLVPQLAGRVWAFELWTLGGFLLFRLFDVIKPYPASRFEALRGGLGIMADDIVAGIQAGLVLLLCAKGMALWLGAAG; encoded by the coding sequence GTGCCGTTGACCAAGGCTGTTGTCCAGGATCGTCCGCGTATCCCGCCTCAAACGCCCGGCGACTATGTGGCCCTGGTGTGGGCCACGGGGTTGTTTTCCGGGTTTTCACCGATGGCGCCCGGAACGGCCGGCTCGGCTGTAATGGCAGCGCTCTACTATGCCGGCGGCAGGCTGGGATGGTTTCAGCCCTTCGCCCTGGACACTCTGGTGTGGCTCCTGCTGGTTGCCGTGGTCGTCAGTTATTCCGGGGTGTGGGCGGCCGAACGCGCCGAGCATTTTTTCGGGGCCAAGGACCCAAATGAAGTCGTGGTGGATGAGTTTGCCGGACAGATCATCACCTATCTTTTTCTGCCGCTTGTCCCGCAACTGGCCGGCCGGGTGTGGGCTTTTGAGCTGTGGACGCTAGGTGGATTTCTGCTTTTTCGTCTGTTCGATGTCATCAAACCCTATCCGGCCAGCCGGTTTGAAGCCCTGCGGGGCGGGTTGGGCATTATGGCCGACGACATCGTAGCCGGCATTCAGGCCGGGCTGGTGCTGCTGCTGTGCGCCAAAGGAATGGCACTCTGGCTCGGCGCTGCCGGTTGA
- a CDS encoding DUF7003 family protein: MTTQAILDQLDACAERLAFPMLDAPGFWLAAVRLHAYRDEARWALLIETLGCHEFGAGHKAIDNCLHVYGNGLHRPPGVLAEDYLFPTADGDEGPTFDDRQYVRRTARTVRIRGRSVPLPDQSPLYDLEGRPLAYGRQWRDYELLRWLVAEHRADLLSTEAERRARVPAELPQVLTLDAWHHPDLGSEVLPSASETFCQLAEVLATGDVTRYRPMQPPNTHWSCWPAGV, from the coding sequence GTGACGACACAAGCCATTCTCGACCAACTCGATGCCTGCGCCGAACGCCTGGCCTTTCCAATGCTGGATGCGCCGGGCTTCTGGCTGGCGGCCGTCCGGCTGCATGCCTACCGGGACGAAGCCCGCTGGGCATTGCTCATTGAAACCCTGGGCTGTCACGAGTTCGGCGCCGGGCACAAAGCCATTGACAACTGCCTGCACGTCTATGGCAACGGCCTGCACCGGCCGCCGGGCGTTCTGGCAGAGGACTACCTGTTTCCCACGGCCGATGGTGACGAAGGGCCGACCTTCGATGACCGGCAGTATGTCCGCCGGACGGCGCGCACTGTACGCATCCGGGGACGGTCAGTGCCGTTGCCGGATCAGTCGCCGCTCTATGATCTGGAGGGCCGTCCGCTTGCCTACGGCCGGCAGTGGCGGGATTACGAGCTGTTGCGCTGGCTGGTTGCTGAGCACCGCGCTGACCTGCTCTCCACTGAAGCCGAACGGCGAGCGCGGGTGCCAGCCGAACTACCGCAAGTGCTGACACTCGATGCCTGGCACCATCCCGATCTGGGCAGTGAAGTCCTGCCCAGTGCCTCCGAAACGTTTTGTCAGCTTGCTGAGGTGCTGGCCACCGGGGATGTCACCCGCTATCGTCCAATGCAGCCGCCCAATACCCACTGGTCATGTTGGCCGGCCGGAGTGTGA